The following are encoded together in the Eulemur rufifrons isolate Redbay chromosome 28, OSU_ERuf_1, whole genome shotgun sequence genome:
- the TLX1 gene encoding T-cell leukemia homeobox protein 1, with protein MEHLGPHHLHPGHAEPISFGIDQILNSPDQGGCMGPASRLQDGEYGLGCLVGGAYTYGGGSSAAGAGAGGAGAYGAGGPGGPGGPGGPAGGGGACSMGPLAGSYNVNMALAGGPGPGGGGGGGSSGGGSLSAAGVIRVPAHRPLAGAVAHPQPLATGLPTVPSVPAVPGVNNLTGLTFPWMESNRRYTKDRFTGHPYQNRTPPKKKKPRTSFTRLQICELEKRFHRQKYLASAERAALAKALKMTDAQVKTWFQNRRTKWRRQTAEEREAERQQANRILLQLQQEAFQKSLAQPLPADPLCVHNSSLFALQNLQPWSDDSTKITSVTSVASACE; from the exons ATGGAGCACCTGGGTCCGCACCACCTCCACCCGGGCCACGCGGAGCCCATCAGCTTTGGCATCGACCAGATCCTCAACAGCCCGGACCAGGGCGGCTGCATGGGGCCCGCCTCGCGCCTCCAGGACGGAGAATACGGCCTTGGCTGTTTGGTCGGAGGCGCCTATACTTACGGTGGCGGGAGCTCCGcggccggggcgggggccgggggcgcgggAGCCTACGGTGCTGGCGGTCCAGGCGGCCCCGGCGGCCCGGGCGGCCCagctggcggcggcggcgcctGCAGCATGGGTCCACTGGCCGGCTCCTACAACGTGAACATGGCCTTGGCTGGCGGTCCTGGTCCTGggggcggcggtggcggcggcagcaGTGGCGGGGGTTCGCTGAGCGCTGCGGGGGTGATCCGGGTGCCCGCGCACAGGCCGCTAGCCGGAGCCGTGgcccaccctcagcccctggccaCTGGCTTGCCCACCGTGCCCTCTGTACCTGCTGTGCCGGGTGTCAACAACCTCACTGGCCTCACCTTCCCCTGGATGGAGAGTAACCGCAGATACACAAAGGACAGGTTCACAG GTCACCCCTATCAGAACCGGACGCCCCCCAAGAAGAAGAAGCCGCGCACGTCCTTCACGCGCCTGCAGATCTGCGAGCTGGAGAAGCGCTTCCACCGCCAGAAGTACCTGGCCTCGGCCGAGCGTGCCGCCCTGGCCAAGGCACTCAAAATGACCGACGCGCAGGTCAAAACCTGGTTCCAGAACCGGAGGACGAAGTGGAG ACGGCAGACTGCGGAGGAGCGAGAGGCCGAGAGGCAGCAGGCGAACCGTATCCTCCTGCAGCTGCAGCAGGAGGCCTTCCAGAAGAGCCTGGCGCAGCCACTGCCCGCCGACCCACTGTGTGTGCACAACTCGTCGCTCTTTGCCCTGCAGAATCTGCAGCCATGGTCTGACGACTCGACTAAGATCACTAGCGTCACGTCCGTGGCATCCGCCTGCGAGTGA